A window of the Candidatus Jettenia caeni genome harbors these coding sequences:
- a CDS encoding transposase, with the protein MAYRYGNRYQIALLPKSIEDYVGPDDPVRVYDAFVDALDLKELGMEMNPHKVGNTEYDPRVMLKLFVYGYSYGWKSSRKLERALYHNVSFIWLLGGLTPDHKTIAEFRRKNTEALKRILKQCTRMCMELDLLDGNVLFVDGTKIRANASRTRNHTKHHYEEHLAEVDKRIDELLEECERIDEKEKEQGSWIKLEKELVENEEYRTRIREMLNRFKEEEEKGKRPKTINQTDPESALMRSVQGSHASYNVQSVVDEKHSLIVHVDAVSETSDVNQFAHQITQAEEVTGKGCKVGCADAGYADTEELEKIDRRGTTVIVPSQRQALHNPEEKPFGKDKFVYDKEHDCYWCPEGQKLVYEGKHEGDKKIAYRIPDAVVCKKCKQYGQCTDFPRGRKIVRLSQEEVKEKLERQYEHPESQEIYKKRKARVEHPFGHIRRNLGMTSFLVRGREGARAEISVAATCFNIVRMITLLGGVRELIGGFMALQS; encoded by the coding sequence ATGGCATATCGATATGGGAATCGTTATCAAATAGCATTATTACCCAAAAGCATCGAGGACTATGTTGGTCCCGATGACCCGGTAAGGGTATATGATGCGTTTGTTGATGCACTGGATTTGAAAGAACTTGGTATGGAGATGAATCCTCATAAAGTTGGTAACACAGAGTATGATCCCCGGGTCATGCTCAAATTATTTGTCTACGGCTATTCGTATGGATGGAAGAGTTCCCGGAAACTCGAGAGAGCTCTGTATCATAATGTATCGTTTATCTGGCTTCTGGGAGGACTTACTCCTGATCATAAAACCATAGCGGAGTTTCGCCGTAAGAACACAGAAGCCCTTAAAAGAATTCTCAAGCAATGTACTCGGATGTGTATGGAATTAGACTTACTCGATGGCAATGTACTCTTTGTAGATGGAACAAAGATCAGGGCAAATGCATCTCGTACGAGAAATCACACAAAGCACCACTACGAGGAACACTTGGCAGAGGTTGATAAGCGGATAGATGAACTGCTTGAGGAATGTGAACGAATTGATGAGAAAGAGAAAGAACAGGGTTCATGGATAAAGCTGGAGAAAGAGCTGGTAGAGAACGAAGAGTATCGTACCCGGATACGGGAGATGTTGAATCGATTTAAAGAGGAAGAGGAAAAAGGGAAAAGGCCGAAAACGATAAACCAGACCGATCCGGAGAGTGCCCTGATGAGAAGCGTACAAGGTTCCCATGCGAGCTATAATGTGCAAAGCGTTGTGGATGAGAAGCATAGTCTTATTGTGCATGTTGATGCCGTCAGCGAGACGAGTGATGTAAACCAATTTGCCCATCAGATTACTCAAGCGGAAGAGGTGACCGGGAAGGGATGTAAGGTTGGATGTGCAGATGCAGGCTATGCAGATACCGAAGAGCTCGAGAAGATAGACCGGAGGGGGACAACAGTCATAGTTCCATCGCAGCGGCAAGCACTGCATAATCCAGAAGAAAAGCCCTTTGGTAAGGATAAATTTGTCTATGACAAAGAGCACGACTGTTACTGGTGTCCGGAAGGGCAGAAGCTCGTGTATGAAGGGAAACACGAGGGAGACAAAAAGATAGCATACCGGATACCGGATGCTGTCGTGTGTAAGAAGTGCAAGCAGTATGGTCAGTGTACAGATTTCCCGAGGGGGAGAAAGATAGTTCGGTTATCTCAGGAAGAGGTCAAGGAGAAACTGGAGAGGCAGTATGAGCACCCAGAGTCTCAAGAGATCTACAAGAAACGGAAGGCACGGGTTGAACATCCGTTTGGTCATATCAGGAGGAATCTGGGGATGACGAGCTTTCTGGTACGGGGACGAGAAGGAGCACGGGCGGAGATATCAGTCGCAGCAACCTGTTTTAATATCGTACGAATGATTACGTTACTGGGAGGTGTGAGAGAGCTTATAGGAGGATTCATGGCATTGCAGAGCTAA